Proteins encoded together in one Bradyrhizobium sp. CB82 window:
- a CDS encoding DUF3616 domain-containing protein, producing the protein MKRLLVIGFVLAMTCNVAAGQQNTAIIEYSDMCDASAAVAISADMFIVANDEDNLLRDYRRGEPKVAQAFSLDQFLRPAPDEPEADIEGAARIDDRIYLVTSHGQNKNGKNRPSRHRLFATTVAVQDGEVTLTPVGTPYKRN; encoded by the coding sequence ATGAAGCGCCTCCTAGTTATCGGATTCGTCCTCGCGATGACCTGCAACGTAGCTGCAGGTCAGCAGAATACAGCAATTATCGAATATTCGGATATGTGCGATGCATCGGCTGCAGTCGCCATATCAGCGGACATGTTCATTGTCGCAAACGATGAAGACAACCTCTTGCGTGACTACCGCCGCGGCGAGCCAAAAGTCGCGCAGGCATTTTCGCTTGATCAGTTCCTGAGACCCGCCCCCGACGAGCCAGAGGCCGACATCGAAGGCGCGGCGCGCATAGACGATCGAATTTATTTGGTTACGTCGCACGGGCAGAACAAAAACGGCAAGAACCGCCCTAGCAGGCATCGATTATTTGCGACGACGGTGGCGGTCCAAGATGGCGAAGTCACACTCACACCTGTGGGCACTCCCTACAAGCGTAATTAG